A DNA window from Stutzerimonas stutzeri contains the following coding sequences:
- a CDS encoding response regulator transcription factor, translating to MKILLVDDHAVVRQGYASLLKALLPEVTVSEAASGEQALEQVQETIPSLVVLDLGLPGISGLETCRRLRQRLPLMPVLIFSMHDELALVRQALDAGASGYLTKRCAPDVLVEAVRKVLAGQTFIEQPLATELACQRPSQSPVKGRLAEMTPREMEIFIMLARGIGNREIAERLCISSKTVSNHMALLKSKLEVSSQAELVHLAIDQGLLRIGDRMVCEA from the coding sequence ATGAAAATTCTGCTGGTGGATGACCACGCGGTAGTGCGTCAGGGTTATGCGAGCCTGCTCAAGGCCTTGCTTCCCGAAGTGACCGTTAGCGAAGCCGCCAGCGGCGAGCAGGCGCTCGAGCAGGTACAGGAGACGATTCCAAGCCTGGTCGTGCTTGATCTGGGTCTGCCTGGCATCAGTGGTCTGGAGACCTGCCGCCGCCTGCGCCAGCGACTGCCGCTGATGCCGGTGTTGATCTTCAGCATGCATGACGAGTTGGCGCTGGTTCGGCAGGCGCTGGATGCCGGCGCCTCCGGCTACCTGACCAAGCGCTGCGCGCCCGATGTGCTGGTCGAGGCGGTGCGCAAGGTACTCGCCGGCCAGACCTTCATCGAGCAGCCGCTCGCTACCGAACTGGCGTGCCAGCGGCCGTCGCAATCGCCGGTCAAGGGGCGGCTGGCAGAGATGACTCCACGTGAAATGGAGATCTTCATCATGCTGGCCCGGGGTATCGGCAATCGAGAAATCGCCGAGCGGCTGTGCATCAGCAGCAAGACCGTCTCGAACCACATGGCGCTGCTCAAAAGTAAGCTTGAGGTCAGCTCGCAGGCCGAGCTGGTGCACCTGGCCATCGATCAGGGCTTGCTGCGTATCGGTGACCGTATGGTTTGCGAGGCCTGA
- a CDS encoding ABC transporter substrate-binding protein, whose product MRHVFRRLGFLIALTCCAPWAAAAPSQELSIRIGYLGYRADTGPVLSNVIPEPEDAALRGAELAITDSNSTGRFLKHSYALEAVTSETAEDLLEQATKQYADGLRLFVVNAPAATLRQLSDAMPEALLINAGSADDALRSQSCLANVLHTLPSRSMLADALGQFLAARRWNRWLLIAGPTADDRAYADALRRAAKRFGHRIVAEKAWSFDNDQRRSAQAEMPLFTQAAEYDVVLVADERGDFGEYVPYQTWLPRPVAGTQGMTATGWHKTVETYGAAQLQKRFEAHAKRWMNDRDFAAWMGVRSFAAAITRLRSTDPAAIRQLSLSGELPLDGFKGRKLSYRAWDGQLRQPIPLVHPRALVSNSPQEGFLHPTSELDTLGFDAPESSCRLSEVRS is encoded by the coding sequence ATGCGCCATGTATTTCGACGACTCGGTTTCCTGATCGCCCTCACCTGCTGCGCCCCTTGGGCGGCGGCCGCCCCCAGCCAGGAGCTATCGATACGCATCGGCTACCTGGGTTATCGAGCGGATACCGGGCCAGTGCTCTCCAACGTCATTCCTGAACCGGAAGATGCCGCCCTTCGCGGCGCCGAGCTGGCCATTACCGATAGCAACAGCACCGGACGCTTTCTCAAGCACAGCTACGCGCTCGAGGCGGTCACCAGCGAAACGGCGGAGGACCTGCTTGAACAGGCCACCAAGCAATACGCCGATGGCTTGCGCCTGTTCGTGGTCAACGCCCCGGCGGCAACCTTGCGCCAGCTGTCCGACGCCATGCCGGAAGCACTGCTGATCAACGCCGGCAGCGCCGACGACGCGCTGCGCAGCCAGAGTTGTCTGGCCAATGTTCTGCACACACTGCCGAGCCGCAGCATGCTCGCCGACGCGCTAGGCCAGTTCCTGGCGGCGCGGCGCTGGAACCGCTGGCTGCTGATCGCCGGGCCCACCGCGGATGATCGGGCCTACGCCGATGCGCTGCGCCGTGCCGCAAAGCGCTTCGGGCATCGGATCGTGGCGGAAAAAGCCTGGAGCTTCGACAACGACCAACGCCGCAGCGCCCAGGCCGAGATGCCGCTATTCACCCAGGCCGCCGAATACGACGTGGTGCTGGTGGCCGACGAGCGTGGCGACTTCGGCGAGTACGTGCCCTACCAGACCTGGCTGCCAAGGCCGGTTGCCGGCACTCAGGGTATGACCGCCACCGGCTGGCACAAGACTGTGGAAACCTACGGCGCCGCGCAGCTGCAGAAACGTTTCGAAGCGCATGCCAAGCGCTGGATGAATGACCGCGACTTCGCCGCCTGGATGGGCGTACGCAGCTTCGCCGCCGCAATCACGCGCTTGCGCAGCACGGACCCCGCCGCGATTCGCCAGTTGTCGCTCAGCGGCGAGCTGCCGCTGGATGGTTTCAAGGGCCGCAAGCTGAGCTACCGCGCATGGGACGGTCAGCTGCGCCAGCCGATCCCGCTGGTGCACCCACGCGCGCTGGTTTCGAATTCCCCGCAGGAGGGTTTCCTGCACCCCACCAGCGAACTGGATACCCTCGGCTTCGATGCGCCGGAAAGCAGCTGTCGCCTCAGTGAGGTTCGCTCATGA
- a CDS encoding PQQ-dependent catabolism-associated CXXCW motif protein, with translation MLRSLLPLLFAALPGLGMPLIASAEDQLALFSADGYRQTQYRSPTPPSIDGAQTLDTAALQALLERQPDVVLVDVYRSQWLAGQFIASEPHANLPGSLWLANTGDGDLQPEWASYFSENLTRASQGNLEWPIVFYCRSDCWLGWNATRRAHALGYKKLYWYRDGVDGWEQAGLPLHPATPKPLPGDD, from the coding sequence ATGCTCAGGTCGCTGCTGCCCTTGCTCTTTGCCGCGCTGCCTGGACTCGGCATGCCCCTGATCGCATCGGCCGAGGATCAGCTCGCCTTGTTCTCCGCCGACGGCTATCGCCAGACGCAATACCGCAGCCCGACGCCGCCTTCGATCGACGGTGCACAGACCCTGGATACCGCCGCATTGCAGGCATTGCTGGAACGACAGCCCGACGTGGTCTTGGTGGACGTGTATCGCAGCCAATGGCTGGCCGGCCAGTTCATCGCCAGCGAACCCCATGCCAATCTCCCAGGCAGCCTCTGGTTGGCGAATACCGGCGATGGCGATCTGCAACCCGAATGGGCAAGCTACTTCAGCGAAAATCTCACACGCGCCAGCCAGGGCAATCTCGAGTGGCCAATCGTGTTCTACTGCCGCTCCGACTGCTGGCTAGGCTGGAACGCCACCAGGCGCGCCCATGCGTTGGGCTATAAGAAGCTTTACTGGTATCGAGACGGGGTGGACGGCTGGGAACAGGCGGGTCTGCCCTTGCACCCGGCTACGCCGAAGCCCCTGCCTGGCGACGACTAG
- a CDS encoding methyl-accepting chemotaxis protein produces MSLKSIQQRIAITGGLCLLATAGILIGYSVYLASTTQQLVSGRVSQQAQEDALQTLQHLGGKYAGEIRSEFTEALEAARGMATTFAVGKSSSTNSGGLQIGRDQVNSILLNVLKSQPDFNGTYSCWEPDAIDGQDFLFTDAGNGNNGQTGRFTPYWTRGADGKIAVQPLVEYDTMDKHPNGVLKGGWYIGPRETLKESVLGPLPYIVQGKQVWLATLSVPIIVDGRFMGVAGTDYNLDFVQKISQEVSAKLFDGQGEVAIISDQGLIVAESRFPNLIGQHFQQVLPDGWQTALNSVQKGEELARLDDNGMVVVFAPIELGRTGKPWSMMLKIDKEIVLAKATELKAEMDAQSARSMLQQIGAGVLVSLLAVIALWISSRALALPIRKAAQLAGAIQKGDFSQRLAHQSADEVGQLSASLDRMADSLQEQVHVAERISQGDLAVEVRLASEQDQLGLALRRMVDNLNGLVSQVQLSSELINDKAGQVTTLSQDLSNGATESASAVTQISATVTQMAAQIRQTSEYASEANALSRSSEHSARGGNELMVTLKAAMQEINQSGLDITNIIRAIEEIATQTNLLALNAAIEAARAGEHGRGFAVVADEVRQLAARSAEAAQRSTRLIQESNARTIKGMEITDDTARALEAIVQGAAQVSQLVDEIASASSQQASGIEQVSLAIGQIDEVVHHNSTNSEQSTQAAQELTQQAQQMIVQVGRFKVRRIR; encoded by the coding sequence ATCTCTCTCAAATCCATACAGCAGCGAATAGCGATTACGGGCGGCTTATGCCTGCTCGCGACGGCAGGCATATTGATCGGCTACAGCGTCTACCTTGCCAGCACGACTCAGCAGCTGGTTTCCGGCCGTGTCAGTCAGCAGGCACAAGAGGATGCTTTGCAAACGCTGCAGCACCTTGGTGGCAAATACGCCGGGGAGATCCGCTCGGAGTTCACCGAGGCACTGGAAGCCGCCCGCGGGATGGCGACCACATTCGCAGTCGGCAAGTCGAGTTCGACGAACTCCGGAGGCCTCCAGATCGGGCGTGATCAGGTCAATTCCATTCTGCTGAACGTGCTCAAGAGCCAGCCCGATTTCAACGGTACCTACTCGTGCTGGGAACCGGACGCCATCGATGGCCAGGACTTCCTGTTCACCGATGCAGGGAATGGCAACAACGGGCAGACCGGCCGCTTCACGCCGTACTGGACCCGTGGCGCAGACGGCAAGATCGCCGTTCAGCCGCTGGTCGAGTACGACACCATGGACAAACACCCCAACGGGGTGCTCAAGGGCGGCTGGTACATCGGACCCAGGGAGACACTCAAGGAAAGCGTACTCGGCCCACTGCCCTACATCGTTCAGGGTAAGCAGGTGTGGCTGGCGACACTCTCGGTGCCAATCATCGTCGACGGCCGCTTCATGGGCGTAGCGGGCACCGACTACAACCTGGACTTCGTGCAGAAGATCAGCCAGGAAGTATCTGCCAAGTTGTTCGACGGACAGGGCGAAGTGGCAATCATCAGTGATCAGGGACTGATCGTCGCGGAAAGCCGCTTCCCGAATCTGATCGGCCAGCACTTCCAACAGGTCCTGCCTGATGGCTGGCAGACGGCGCTGAACTCGGTGCAGAAAGGCGAAGAACTCGCCCGTCTGGATGACAATGGCATGGTCGTGGTATTCGCCCCCATCGAGCTGGGCCGCACTGGAAAGCCGTGGTCGATGATGCTGAAAATCGACAAGGAGATCGTGCTGGCCAAGGCGACCGAACTGAAAGCCGAGATGGACGCGCAAAGCGCCCGGAGCATGCTGCAACAGATCGGCGCGGGCGTGCTCGTCTCGCTACTCGCGGTCATTGCCCTGTGGATTTCCTCCCGGGCGCTGGCGCTGCCCATTCGCAAAGCGGCTCAGCTGGCCGGGGCGATTCAGAAAGGTGACTTCTCCCAGCGCCTGGCGCACCAGTCTGCAGACGAAGTCGGGCAGCTGTCCGCCAGCCTCGACCGGATGGCAGACAGTCTTCAGGAACAGGTGCACGTCGCCGAGCGTATATCCCAGGGCGACCTGGCGGTCGAAGTACGGCTGGCATCCGAGCAGGATCAACTCGGCCTCGCGCTTCGGCGGATGGTGGACAACCTGAACGGGTTGGTTTCTCAGGTGCAGCTGAGCTCCGAGCTGATCAACGACAAAGCGGGCCAGGTCACCACGCTGAGCCAGGACCTTTCCAATGGCGCAACGGAATCCGCCTCGGCGGTCACCCAGATCAGTGCGACCGTCACCCAGATGGCCGCGCAGATCCGCCAGACCTCCGAATATGCCAGCGAAGCCAACGCCCTTTCGCGCAGCTCAGAACATTCGGCTCGCGGCGGCAATGAGCTGATGGTCACACTCAAGGCCGCCATGCAGGAGATCAACCAGTCGGGGCTGGACATCACCAACATCATTCGGGCAATCGAAGAGATCGCCACGCAAACCAACCTGCTCGCGCTGAACGCAGCCATCGAGGCGGCCCGAGCGGGCGAGCATGGGCGCGGATTCGCAGTGGTTGCCGATGAGGTCCGTCAGCTGGCAGCCCGCAGCGCCGAAGCTGCACAACGCTCCACGCGGCTGATTCAGGAGTCCAACGCACGCACGATCAAGGGCATGGAGATAACCGACGACACGGCACGCGCACTCGAGGCGATCGTTCAGGGCGCGGCGCAGGTATCGCAGCTGGTGGACGAAATCGCTTCCGCGTCGAGCCAACAGGCATCCGGTATCGAGCAAGTCAGCCTGGCCATCGGCCAGATCGATGAAGTCGTTCACCACAACAGCACCAACTCAGAGCAGTCGACGCAAGCGGCACAAGAACTGACGCAGCAAGCGCAGCAAATGATCGTTCAGGTCGGACGATTCAAGGTCAGGCGAATTCGCTGA
- a CDS encoding ABC transporter ATP-binding protein, protein MNALEVSDVGFAYGARRALDGVSFTAAQGRFTALLGPNGAGKSTLIALLTRLYDLQHGQIRIAGFGLREAPRKALARLGVVFQQSTLDLDLTVEQNLRYHAALHGMPRAVATERIEVELQRQQLGERRRSKVRELNGGHRRRVEIARALLHRPDLLLLDEASAGLDPASRQSLNQHVRMLCQEQGMSVLWTTHLLDEVHADDDLLVLNRGRLVAQGSVASVALDGEDLAASFARLTGDATQVSTSTSPTLQRASTAPCFAEAASLPVNASAPETATPEADPAAARRPSAPLNPGRETL, encoded by the coding sequence ATGAACGCGCTGGAGGTCAGCGATGTCGGCTTCGCCTACGGCGCTCGCCGGGCGCTCGATGGGGTGAGTTTCACCGCGGCGCAAGGCCGCTTCACCGCATTGCTTGGCCCGAACGGGGCCGGAAAGTCGACGCTGATTGCATTGCTGACTCGCCTGTATGACCTGCAACACGGCCAGATCCGCATTGCCGGATTCGGCCTGCGCGAAGCACCACGCAAGGCCCTGGCACGCCTGGGCGTGGTCTTTCAACAGAGCACGCTGGATCTGGACCTGACCGTGGAACAGAACCTGCGCTACCACGCGGCGCTGCATGGGATGCCCCGAGCCGTGGCGACCGAGCGCATCGAAGTTGAACTGCAGCGTCAGCAGCTCGGGGAGCGCCGGCGTAGCAAGGTACGCGAACTCAACGGCGGGCATCGCCGGCGCGTGGAAATCGCCCGCGCACTGCTGCACCGCCCCGATCTGCTGTTGCTCGACGAAGCCAGTGCCGGCCTGGACCCCGCCAGCCGCCAGTCGCTCAACCAGCATGTGCGCATGCTCTGCCAGGAGCAGGGCATGAGCGTGCTGTGGACTACGCACCTGCTTGATGAAGTCCACGCGGATGACGATCTGCTGGTACTCAATCGCGGCCGGCTGGTCGCTCAAGGCAGCGTGGCCAGTGTGGCCCTGGACGGCGAGGATCTGGCGGCAAGCTTTGCACGGCTGACCGGCGACGCCACACAGGTCTCGACGTCGACATCACCAACGCTCCAGCGAGCAAGCACAGCCCCGTGCTTCGCGGAAGCCGCTAGCCTCCCGGTAAATGCCTCCGCCCCGGAAACAGCGACGCCAGAAGCCGACCCCGCGGCTGCCCGTCGTCCAAGCGCCCCTCTCAATCCCGGGCGGGAGACCTTATGA
- a CDS encoding histidine kinase yields the protein MSALWRINLLVTLFFTLVTMVCLAVLLRQASHDVQRELNAAAAVVGYLGEMAERDPDSLRPGLTDSLRHVRVRWLEADTIKADAADPVLSDWLGAWLYPTELSAPTVLQLSNGQRLHISVDPSDEVEEVRDSLVQLLVLFGLALMLCLLAIRWALRPGMRVLGELFGALVRIADGRLDTRLPMHRFAEARELAERFNHMAAALEEARVDNERLTQALLALQERERTRLAQALHDDLGQYLAGIRARVCLLRVQADQPAAVRETAAHLEQHSIDLQNGFRTLVRDLYPVMLDHLSLEDAIRQLAEQWQSTQGVSCELRLRGTMPALSMEAKVHLYRMVQEALTNVARHARASRVCLDLRGDHHVLRLLIRDDGHGRPAERPGVGLRSMLEHARCLGARLRVRHRAGRGWALYLKLPLQGATS from the coding sequence ATGTCCGCACTCTGGCGAATCAATCTGCTGGTCACGCTTTTCTTCACGCTGGTCACCATGGTTTGCCTGGCAGTCTTGCTGCGCCAGGCCAGCCATGACGTGCAGCGTGAGCTGAATGCCGCTGCCGCGGTGGTTGGCTACCTCGGCGAAATGGCCGAGCGTGATCCAGATTCCTTGCGGCCTGGACTCACCGACAGCCTGCGGCATGTCCGTGTTCGCTGGCTGGAAGCGGACACTATCAAGGCTGATGCTGCCGATCCGGTGCTAAGCGACTGGCTGGGCGCCTGGCTGTATCCGACCGAACTTTCCGCGCCCACGGTGCTGCAACTGTCGAATGGCCAGCGGTTGCATATCAGCGTCGATCCAAGCGACGAAGTCGAGGAGGTCAGGGATTCGCTAGTACAGCTGCTGGTGCTGTTCGGCCTGGCGCTGATGCTCTGCCTACTGGCGATTCGTTGGGCGCTGCGCCCCGGGATGCGCGTACTGGGCGAGTTGTTCGGTGCGCTGGTGCGAATCGCCGACGGCCGGCTCGACACCCGCTTGCCGATGCATCGCTTCGCCGAGGCGCGCGAGCTTGCCGAGCGCTTCAACCACATGGCTGCTGCCCTCGAAGAGGCCAGGGTCGACAACGAGCGCCTGACCCAGGCGTTGCTGGCGCTGCAGGAGCGCGAGCGCACCCGCCTGGCGCAGGCGCTGCATGACGATCTGGGGCAATACCTCGCTGGTATTCGGGCCCGGGTCTGCCTGTTGCGGGTCCAGGCCGATCAGCCAGCCGCAGTGCGCGAAACCGCTGCCCATCTCGAACAGCACAGCATCGATCTGCAGAACGGCTTTCGCACGCTGGTGCGCGATTTGTACCCAGTAATGCTCGATCACTTGAGTCTGGAGGACGCCATCAGGCAACTCGCCGAGCAATGGCAAAGCACCCAGGGAGTCTCATGCGAGCTTCGCCTGCGCGGCACCATGCCTGCGCTGTCGATGGAGGCCAAGGTGCATCTGTATCGCATGGTGCAGGAGGCGCTGACCAACGTGGCGCGACATGCGCGTGCCTCTCGGGTATGTCTCGATCTGCGCGGTGACCATCACGTGCTGCGTTTGCTGATCCGTGACGACGGGCATGGCCGCCCAGCGGAGCGCCCGGGTGTTGGCCTGCGCTCGATGCTCGAACATGCGCGTTGTCTCGGGGCTCGCTTGCGTGTGCGGCATCGCGCCGGCAGGGGCTGGGCTCTCTATCTCAAGTTGCCTTTGCAAGGAGCGACGTCATGA
- a CDS encoding response regulator transcription factor, with translation MYKILIADDHPLFREAIHNVIRDGFPDSEILETADLDSALALTLEHDDLDLVLLDLNMPGMHGLNGLINLRNEAPTIPVVIVSAEQDKQIVLQAITYGAVGFITKSSPRAQMTDAIQQILNGNVYLPSDIIRSQKPTSRHSHHNEQSIPPELLQALTRKQLLVLERMTKGESNKQIAYNLDIAETTVKAHVSAILRKLNVHNRVQAILSAGDIDFTAYLRR, from the coding sequence TTGTACAAGATTCTGATCGCGGACGACCATCCGCTGTTTCGTGAAGCCATCCACAACGTCATCCGCGATGGCTTTCCGGACAGCGAGATCCTGGAGACCGCCGACCTGGACAGCGCATTGGCGCTAACCCTGGAACACGACGATCTCGACCTGGTGCTGCTGGACCTGAACATGCCAGGCATGCACGGCCTGAATGGCCTGATCAATCTGCGCAACGAGGCGCCGACCATCCCTGTGGTCATCGTTTCCGCCGAGCAGGACAAGCAGATCGTATTGCAGGCGATAACCTATGGCGCCGTTGGCTTCATCACCAAGTCTTCGCCACGAGCGCAGATGACCGACGCCATCCAGCAGATTCTCAACGGCAACGTCTACCTTCCTTCAGACATCATTCGCAGCCAGAAGCCCACCAGCCGCCATTCCCATCACAACGAACAGTCGATTCCGCCGGAACTGCTGCAAGCCCTGACCCGCAAGCAATTGCTGGTATTGGAGCGCATGACCAAGGGCGAGTCGAACAAGCAGATCGCCTACAACCTCGATATCGCCGAAACCACGGTGAAGGCGCATGTCTCAGCAATCCTGCGCAAACTCAACGTACACAACCGCGTCCAGGCAATCCTCTCGGCCGGTGATATCGACTTCACTGCCTATCTGCGCCGCTGA
- a CDS encoding ABC transporter permease — MTTYWECLRGIVMREWLRFVQQRSRFFSALVRPLLWLVVFAAGFRAALGIAIIEPYDTYITYETYIVPGLACMILLFNGMQGSLSMVYDREMGSMRVLLTSPLPRSFLLASKLVAIALISLLQVYAFLAIAWFYGVQPPPLGLVAALPALLLVALLLSALGLLLSNGIRQLENFAGVMNFVIFPMFFLSSALYPLWKMRDASEWLYWICAINPFTHAVELVRNALYLRLAPTALMVCLGLTLLFSLLAVISFNPQHAALRRSA; from the coding sequence ATGACTACCTACTGGGAATGCCTGCGCGGCATCGTCATGCGTGAATGGCTGCGCTTCGTTCAGCAACGCTCGCGGTTCTTCAGCGCTCTGGTGCGCCCCCTGCTGTGGCTCGTGGTATTTGCTGCCGGTTTTCGCGCGGCGCTTGGCATCGCCATCATCGAGCCGTACGACACCTACATCACCTACGAAACCTACATCGTTCCAGGCCTGGCATGCATGATCCTGTTGTTCAACGGCATGCAGGGTTCGCTGTCGATGGTTTATGACCGGGAGATGGGCAGCATGCGGGTATTGCTGACCAGCCCGCTGCCGCGCAGCTTTCTGTTGGCCAGCAAGCTGGTGGCCATTGCGCTGATCTCATTGCTGCAGGTCTATGCGTTTCTGGCCATCGCCTGGTTCTACGGTGTCCAGCCACCGCCGCTGGGCCTGGTCGCCGCCCTGCCCGCCTTGCTGCTGGTGGCGCTGCTGCTAAGTGCCTTGGGCTTGCTGCTGTCCAACGGCATCCGCCAACTGGAGAACTTCGCCGGCGTGATGAATTTCGTCATCTTCCCGATGTTCTTTCTGTCTTCGGCGCTGTACCCACTGTGGAAGATGCGAGACGCCAGCGAGTGGCTGTACTGGATCTGTGCGATCAACCCATTCACCCATGCCGTGGAGCTGGTACGAAACGCGCTCTATCTGCGCCTGGCTCCCACTGCACTGATGGTCTGCCTTGGCCTGACACTGCTGTTCAGTCTGCTCGCGGTCATCAGTTTCAACCCGCAACATGCGGCGCTACGGCGCTCGGCATGA
- a CDS encoding tetratricopeptide repeat protein, translating to MKRPLTIGLLGLAVLSSAAVQADEMGYEAYVDSPKRIKCLYGYVTAKTGNFDAARAIFEDCVARWNDVYSLISLAQMYESGNGVEKDLNKSAALLKQGAEQPDKASYVSLARYHWGVALAEGRGVEADPDAARTWLRRAAADGQPEADEYLQQLDHTHAPASNTQ from the coding sequence ATGAAAAGACCATTGACTATTGGCTTGCTGGGCCTGGCGGTGCTTTCCAGTGCCGCCGTGCAGGCAGACGAGATGGGTTACGAAGCCTATGTGGACAGCCCGAAACGCATCAAATGCCTGTACGGCTACGTGACCGCCAAGACCGGTAACTTCGATGCAGCAAGAGCCATCTTTGAAGACTGTGTGGCGCGCTGGAATGACGTCTACTCGCTGATCTCGTTGGCGCAGATGTACGAGAGCGGCAACGGCGTAGAAAAAGACCTGAACAAATCCGCTGCGCTGCTCAAGCAGGGCGCGGAGCAACCGGACAAGGCCAGCTACGTCAGCTTGGCGCGCTATCACTGGGGCGTCGCGCTGGCCGAAGGGCGTGGCGTCGAGGCTGATCCAGATGCCGCACGCACCTGGTTGCGCCGCGCCGCCGCCGATGGCCAACCGGAAGCGGACGAATACCTGCAGCAGCTGGACCACACTCACGCGCCAGCCTCCAACACACAATAA
- a CDS encoding YVTN family beta-propeller repeat protein has product MPRTALAAAIALAVSLAAGSAAAATAYVSNEKDDSISVIDLNKMETVETLQVGMRPRGLTLSNDNKLLYICASDSDTVQVMDLATRQIIKQLPSGADPEQFALHPNNKWLYISNEDDALVTVVDVEKEEVLAQIDVGVEPEGMAVSPDGKWAVNTSETTNMLHWIDTSTNELVDNTLVDQRPRHVEFTKDSKQLWASAEIGGTVSVVDVDKREILKTLTFKIKGVHPDKVQPVGIKLSADGKYAFVALGPANHIAVVDAKTYEVLDYLLVGRRVWHMAFNPDESLLLTTNGVSGDVSVIDVAKLKVIKSIKVGRYPWGVVVTP; this is encoded by the coding sequence ATGCCACGAACTGCCCTTGCCGCCGCAATTGCCCTTGCCGTCAGCCTTGCTGCGGGCTCGGCTGCGGCCGCGACTGCCTACGTTTCCAACGAGAAAGACGACAGCATCAGCGTCATCGACCTGAATAAGATGGAAACGGTCGAGACCCTGCAGGTTGGCATGCGCCCGCGTGGCCTTACCCTTTCCAACGACAACAAGCTGCTCTACATCTGCGCCAGCGATTCGGACACCGTTCAGGTGATGGACCTGGCCACACGCCAGATCATCAAGCAGCTGCCATCCGGTGCAGACCCGGAACAGTTCGCCCTGCACCCCAACAACAAGTGGCTGTACATCTCCAACGAGGACGATGCGCTGGTGACAGTGGTCGACGTCGAGAAGGAAGAGGTGCTGGCGCAGATCGATGTTGGAGTCGAGCCAGAAGGCATGGCGGTGAGCCCGGACGGCAAGTGGGCGGTCAACACCAGCGAAACCACCAACATGCTGCACTGGATCGACACCAGTACCAACGAGCTGGTGGACAACACCCTGGTCGACCAACGTCCGCGTCACGTCGAGTTCACCAAGGACAGCAAGCAGCTCTGGGCCTCGGCAGAAATCGGCGGCACCGTCAGCGTCGTGGATGTCGATAAGCGTGAGATTCTCAAGACGCTGACCTTCAAGATCAAGGGTGTGCACCCGGACAAGGTGCAGCCGGTGGGCATCAAGCTCTCCGCCGATGGCAAATACGCCTTCGTCGCGCTTGGCCCGGCAAACCACATCGCGGTGGTCGACGCTAAAACCTACGAGGTGCTCGACTATCTGCTAGTCGGCCGCCGCGTCTGGCACATGGCGTTCAACCCCGATGAAAGCCTGCTGCTGACCACCAACGGTGTCAGTGGCGACGTCTCGGTGATCGACGTCGCCAAGCTCAAGGTCATCAAGTCGATCAAGGTTGGCCGCTATCCGTGGGGCGTGGTGGTTACGCCATGA